The Coffea arabica cultivar ET-39 chromosome 9e, Coffea Arabica ET-39 HiFi, whole genome shotgun sequence genome has a window encoding:
- the LOC140014667 gene encoding uncharacterized protein, whose product MGESSAPVDMKLLKRLDRFDELMRKSQGLNKPLDQLYEQLKAVGKICVIPPPTYPYGVPAGYNSQATCTYHSGAPGHSTVNCRLLKHKVQDMVEAGEIVIRKREEQGPNVNKNPLPEHAGTIGVIMDDEEFKELVRSVSNETEVFGIMDQPFVIEEASYEEDKRPFILDLTLSERKIASSSTANAQIKLSNHEPTPKPAVTEREAWDFLKRLKRSEYNVVEQLNKMPAQISILDLLFSSDLHRDALLEVLTKARIHKDISVDNFLHIVGNVLTAKQITFSDEELPAEGTGHNKTLYVAVRCNGKMLSKVLIDNGSALNICPWSTLMKLGLQDVKLKPSETIVRGFDGAQRESIGEVNLVVEMGPAQFQIVCQVMHFPSVYNVLLGRPWIHNSGVVPSSLHQVLKFVVNDQLITIFAEEDCIVIADFELEEGGNRNASVSSYHTTDIVSVSWITSGDSKDERVLPAASVMMAKEMIRGGYEFDKGLGRNLQGILKPVELIEKKDLFGLGFRPTARDIQEMKARKRAGKEGKQGVLDIPPLRYTFPRPAEVIASEFSPINEVETSLTHLFVGAISENGPSDDAKFPDIPQGAIHNWTAEYFPVRKEFR is encoded by the exons GCCTTTGGATCAGTTGTATGAGCAATTAAAGGCTGTCGGTAAAATATgtgtgattccccctccaacttacccgTATGGCGTGCCAGCTGGGTATAATTCACAGGCTACTTGTACTTATCATTCAGGAGCACCTGGTCACTCCACGGTCAATTGTCGACTCCTTAAACATAAGGTTCAAGACATGGTAGAAGCGGGGGAGATCGTAATTAGGAAAAGAGAAGAGCAAGGACCGAATGTGAACAAGAACCCCTTGCCGGAACATGCTGGTACTATTGGAGTTATTATGGATGATGAGGAATTCAAAGAGCTTGTCCGAAGCGTGTCAAATGAGACAGAAGTATTTGGGATAATGGACCAACCTTTTGTGATAGAGGAGGCATCGTATGAGGAAGACAAAAGGCCCTTCATTTTAGACCTAACTCTATCCGAAA GAAAGATTGCAAGTTCATCCACCGCCAATGCCCAAATCAAACTAAGCAACCATGAGCCGACTCCGAAACCCGCAGTGACCGAAAGAGAAGCATGGGATTTTCTCAAGAGGCTTAAGAGAAGCGAATACAATGTGGTTGAACAGCTGAACAAAATGCCTGCCCAAATTTCCATCTTAGACTTGCTTTTCTCCTCCGACTTGCACAGGGATGCGTTACTTGAAGTTTTGACTAAGGCTCGGATTCACAAGGATATTTCGGTTGACAATTTCTTGCACATAGTCGGAAATGTATTGACTGCTAAACAAATCACTTTTTCTGATGAAGAGCTGCCTGCGGAAGGAACTGGTCATAACAAAACCTTATATGTAGCTGTGAGGTGCAATGGAAAAATGTTGTCTAAAGTACTGATCGACAATGGGTCTGCCCTCAACATTTGTCCTTGGAGCACGTTGATGAAGTTGGGGTTGCAAGATGTTAAATTAAAACCCTCAGAGACCATAGTACGAGGATTCGATGGAGCCCAAAGGGAGTCCATAGGAGAAGTAAATTTGGTGGTCGAAATGGGGCCCGCTCAATTTCAGATAGTctgccaagtcatgcactttCCTAGTGTCTATAATGTTTTACTCGGGCGACCGTGGATTCATAACTCAGGCGTTGTGCCGTCTTCCTTACATCAAGTATTGAAATTTGTGGTGAACGACCAGCTGATAACCATTTTTGCTGAAGAAGATTGCATTGTAATTGCCGATTTCGAGCTTGAGGAGGGTGGTAATCGAAATGCTTCTGTGTCTTCCTACCATACGACTGATATTGTCTCTGTGAGTTGGATAACAAGTGGGGATTCAAAAGACGAAAGGGTTTTGCCAGCGGCCAGTGTTATGATGGCCAAGGAGATGATTCGCGGAGGATATGAATTTGATAAGGGATTGGGACGCAATCTACAAGGCATTTTGAAGCCCGTGGAACTCATCGAAAAAAAGGacctatttggtttgggattcCGTCCGACTGCAAGAGATATACAAGAGATGAAAGCACGCAAAAGGGCAGGAAAAGAGGGCAAGCAAGGAGTTTTAGACATTCCGCCACTACGCTATACCTTCCCAAGGCCGGCTGAAGTCATTGCGTCTGAGTTTAGTCCAATTAACGAAGTGGAGACAAGCCTGACTCATTTGTTTGTGGGAGCAATATCCGAAAATGGCCCGTCAGATGATGCCAAATTCCCAGACATTCCCCAAGGAGCTATACACAATTGGACCGCCGAGTACTTTCCCGTGcgaaaggagtttcggtaa
- the LOC113710292 gene encoding obg-like ATPase 1 has protein sequence MPPKAAKSKEAPAERPILGRFSSHLKIGIVGLPNVGKSTLFNTLTKLSIPAENFPFCTIEPNEARVHVPDERFEWLCQLYKPKSEVSAFLEIHDIAGLVRGAHQGQGLGNSFLSHIRAVDGIFHVLRAFEDPDIIHVDDSVDPVRDLEVISEELRLKDIEFMEKRIEDIEKSMKRSNDKQLKIEHELCERVKAWLTDGKDARLGDWKAADIEILNTFQLLTAKPVVYLVNMTEKDYQRKKNKFLPKIHAWVQEHGGETIIPFSGALERDLTDLPPEEAAKYCEENKVQSALPKIIKTGFSAINLIYFFTAGPDEVKCWQIRRQTKAPQAAGTIHTDFERGFICAEVMKFEDLKELGSEPAVKAAGKYRQEGKTYVVQDGDVIFFKFNVSGGGKK, from the exons ATGCCTCCGAAAGCTGCGAAATCTAAAGAAGCCCCAGCTGAAAGGCCGATTCTAGGCCGTTTTTCTTCTCATCTCAAAATCGGAATT GTTGGATTGCCAAATGTAGGCAAATCCACTCTTTTTAACACACTTACAAAATTGTCGATACCTGCTGAAAACTTCCCTTTTTGTACCATTGAGCCCAATGAGGCTCGGGTGCATGTTCCTGATGAGCGATTTGAATGGCTTTGCCAATTATACAAGCCAAAAAGTGAG GTATCCGCTTTCTTAGAAATTCATGATATTGCTGGCTTGGTTCGAGGTGCTCACCAAGGACAAGGGTTAGGCAACAGTTTCCTATCCCACATCCGTGCAGTTGATGGCATATTTCACGTTCTAC GTGCATTTGAAGATCCAGATATCATTCATGTTGATGACTCTGTGGATCCTGTGAGGGATTTGGAGGTTATAAGTGAAGAATTGAGGCTCAAG GATATTGAATTCATGGAGAAGAGGATAGAAGATATTGAGAAGAGCATGAAGAGGAGCAATGACAAGCAGTTAAAGATAGAACACGAATTATGTGAGAGG GTTAAAGCATGGCTCACGGATGGAAAAGATGCCCGCCTTGGGGACTGGAAAGCTGCGGATATTGAAATATTAAATACTTTTCAACTGCTGACAGCCAAACCTGTTGTATACTTG GTTAACATGACTGAGAAAGactatcaaaggaaaaagaacaagTTTCTTCCAAAGATTCATGCGTG GGTGCAAGAACATGGTGGGGAGACAATTATTCCTTTCAGTGGTGCTTTAGAGAGGGATCTTACTGATTTGCCACCTGAGGAGGCTGCAAAATATTGTGAGGAGAATAAGGTACAAAG TGCACTTCCAAAAATCATAAAGACTGGATTTTCAGCAATTAATCTCATATACTTCTTCACAGCTGGACCAGATGAG GTAAAGTGCTGGCAAATTCGGCGCCAAACAAAGGCTCCTCAAGCAGCTGGGACAATTCATACTGATTTTGAAAGGGGATTCATCTGTGCTGAG GTCATGAAATTTGAAGATCTCAAGGAACTTGGAAGTGAGCCTGCCGTGAAG GCTGCTGGGAAATATCGGCAGGAGGGAAAAACATATGTGGTTCAAGATGGAGATGTAATTTTCTTCAAGTTCAATGTTTCTGGTGGTGGGAAGAAGTAA